The following DNA comes from Actinomycetota bacterium.
CACCTCGTACTCGCCGGCGACGACCACCTCGGCGGCCGCGTCCTGGTCGCCGTGGCGGATGCGGATGTGGCGCAGGACGTTGCCCTTGGGGTGGAGCGGGGGAGCGCCGTCGGCCATGGCGGCCTCGGGGTCGACCAGCGGGTCCAGCTCCTCGTAGTCGACCGCCACCAGGGCGGCGGCCCGGCGGGCGGTCTCGGGGTGGTCGGCGGCGACCAGGGCGACGGGCTCGCCCTGGTAGCGGACGTCCTCCCAGGCCAGCACCGGCTGGTCGGGGATCTCCAGGCCGTAGGTCTTGCGGCCGGGCACGTCCTCGGAGGTGAGGACGGCCAGGACCCCGGGCATGGCCAGGGCCTCGGCGGTCTCGACGGCCCGGATCCTGGCCCGCGCGTGGGGGCTGCGGACCGTCGCCCCCCACAGCATCCCCTCGGCCCACAGGTCGGAGGAGTAGGCGAACTCGCCCTTCACCTTGAGCGTGCCGTCGGGACGGCGCGGGCTCTCGCCGACCCCGCCGCTGACCGGCGCCGTCGGGGCGAACGGCTGGCGGGCCGGCGCCACCGGGACGGTCACGGCGCTTCCCTCTGCTCCCGGCCCGCCGCCAGCCGGACGGCGTCCAGGATCTTCTCGTACCCGGTGCAGCGGCAGAGGTTGCCGGCCAGGGCCTCGCGGATCTCGGGGTCGGTGGGGGTCGGGTTGCGGGCGAGCAGGTCGTGGGTGGCGACGACCAGGCCGGGGGTGCAGAAGCCGCACTGGACGGCGCCGGCCTCCACGTACGCCTCCTGGACCGGGTGGAGGGTGTCGCCGTCGGCGAGGCCCTCGACCGTGACGACCTCGGCGCCTTCGGCCTGGCCGGCCAGGACCAGGCAGGCGCAGACCAGGACGCCGTCCAGGTAGACGGAGCAGGAGCCGCACTCGCCCTGCTCGCAGGCGTTCTTGGAGCCGGGCAGCCCGAGGCGCTCGCGCAGCACGTAGAGGAGGCTCTCGCCCTCCCAGACGTCGTCGGCGTGGCGGGGCTCGCCGTTGACCCTGCAGGAGACGCGCATCGCCGTCAGCTCCTTCCGCCGCGGTACTCGGCCCATGCCCAGGCCAGGGTCCTGCGGGCCAGGACGCCGAGGGCGTGGACCCGGTAGGGGGCCGTGCCCCGGACGTCGTCGATCGGCTCGGCGGCGGCGGCGACCAGCTCGCCGAACCGGCCGGCGGCGGCGTCGGCGACCGGGGCCCGCGAGCCCCATAGGCCCTCCGACTCGAACAGGCCCTCCAGGAACCGCTCGGCCTCGGAGGCCCGCAGGGGGGCGGGGCCGGCCGACCCGATGCCGGTGCCGACCCGCCC
Coding sequences within:
- a CDS encoding (2Fe-2S)-binding protein, whose translation is MRVSCRVNGEPRHADDVWEGESLLYVLRERLGLPGSKNACEQGECGSCSVYLDGVLVCACLVLAGQAEGAEVVTVEGLADGDTLHPVQEAYVEAGAVQCGFCTPGLVVATHDLLARNPTPTDPEIREALAGNLCRCTGYEKILDAVRLAAGREQREAP
- a CDS encoding xanthine dehydrogenase family protein subunit M — its product is GRVGTGIGSAGPAPLRASEAERFLEGLFESEGLWGSRAPVADAAAGRFGELVAAAAEPIDDVRGTAPYRVHALGVLARRTLAWAWAEYRGGRS